A genomic segment from uncultured Marinifilum sp. encodes:
- a CDS encoding response regulator, giving the protein MRKFKDWSIKSKLMLLTILTLISITILSVTANYFFNTSKTFSVMVNGLRIHQVLLQTGIDDLYNYRLTKELKYKEKAIRNLNRSNDLAQDLLKIKKLYATKTNREIASMLYDNFPEVYNNDYENAILMVSRFRLLHKLKNNEMGSARANTALILSASQELTNQLLHNKTEFDVKLMQEQLYTVQNYSTKIREDINRLTYKFSNALIWIMSVISFIIALFILFLSRYISRSITVPVKLMVDNFKLIAKGNFRTPLNINTKDEIGALARSFKTIQNDFQNVIEYTTKVANGELNIRLNPKSKEDELSVSLNKMVKTLKDSKDTNDETLRFRSSKNLLNEQLQGDHDLTEVSDRILNFTSDFLTAPLGAIYIYNKEDDSLHLSSSTGLKVNEQQKIIKVGHGLIGQVARKQKTQHLKDVPANYFTVFSGTGKLQPTNILLIPFLYNNVFYGVLELAAINTFSESDLKFMDSIRDSISVKVASTTSRKELENLLEKTQQQASKLQVQQEELRVANEELAEHTNILTENEKKLQVQQEELKVANEELEERTNQLEIQKDEIEQKNTGLSLAHNKIEAKAREVEQASQYKSDFLANMSHELRTPLNSLLILSGILAKNKKGNLTSEDVESAEIINKSGKDLLQLINEILDLSKIEAGKMTVELQQIHQDSIKNEILMNFKHQAEKKKLKFFVDISNNFPQNIETDPLRLNQIIKNLLSNALKFTSNGEISVSMEKVEDKSEFWREDLKNTDVCAIRVSDTGVGIPEEKKEAIFEAFQQADGSTSRKYGGTGLGLSISKELARILGGEIHLESEVNKGSVFSLFIPITQNGKPLVTQTPKAKVASPTAKIKSTEIKSNEPVILPIFIDDDRDIPHSGSAVVLIHPNKEEANALYHQIHETNFQALVASNIKDAILLIEAHQPSAIIIGLELILENGEEVLEPLKLNRYASKLPMHVVNPVEGFTENNMQDLPTVNANNLKKIIAKMNTHLLTESKKILIIEDNEITRKLIKNILIPTNAKTEEAVTGDEAFKLISTRNYDCIVLDLGLPDITGNKLLENLANAKIKIPNTIIYTGKDLSRDEHRELSKYTNSIILKGLKSDERLMDEVSLFLHQVATITPKNQKIKVPEIDDSIFNGKKILVVDDEIRNIFALGKILEEKDMEVLEAENGKIAIDVLKNNTNIDLILMDIMMPEMDGYEAMTTIRQTPEIKDIPIICLTAKAMKDDYDKAIASGANDYLSKPIDENKLFSMLKIWLYN; this is encoded by the coding sequence ATGAGAAAGTTCAAAGACTGGAGTATAAAATCCAAACTTATGCTCTTAACTATTTTAACACTTATAAGTATTACAATATTAAGCGTAACTGCTAATTATTTTTTTAATACCAGTAAAACTTTTAGTGTTATGGTTAACGGATTACGTATTCATCAGGTGTTGTTACAAACCGGAATCGACGACCTTTACAACTATAGACTTACCAAAGAATTAAAATACAAAGAAAAAGCAATAAGAAATTTAAACAGATCGAACGATCTTGCTCAGGATTTGCTTAAAATTAAAAAGCTTTATGCAACGAAAACTAATCGTGAAATTGCAAGTATGCTGTACGATAATTTCCCGGAGGTATACAATAATGATTACGAAAATGCCATTTTAATGGTGAGTAGGTTTAGACTATTGCATAAACTTAAGAACAATGAAATGGGATCAGCCAGAGCAAATACTGCTCTTATTTTATCTGCATCTCAAGAGCTTACCAACCAATTATTGCATAATAAAACAGAATTTGATGTGAAATTAATGCAAGAACAATTGTATACCGTTCAAAACTACTCAACAAAAATTAGAGAAGATATAAATAGATTAACATACAAATTTAGCAATGCACTAATTTGGATAATGAGTGTAATTTCTTTCATAATTGCCTTATTTATTCTTTTCTTATCAAGATATATCTCTAGATCGATTACCGTTCCTGTAAAACTAATGGTCGATAATTTTAAATTAATTGCCAAAGGTAATTTTCGGACTCCGCTTAATATAAATACGAAAGATGAAATTGGAGCTTTAGCTAGATCCTTTAAAACAATACAAAATGATTTTCAAAATGTAATTGAATACACCACAAAAGTTGCCAATGGTGAATTAAACATTCGCTTAAATCCAAAATCGAAGGAAGATGAACTTTCGGTTTCGCTAAACAAAATGGTTAAAACTTTAAAAGATTCGAAAGATACAAATGATGAAACACTCCGGTTTCGATCGAGCAAAAATTTGTTAAATGAACAATTACAGGGAGATCATGACCTTACTGAAGTTTCTGATCGAATTTTAAATTTCACTTCTGACTTTCTTACTGCACCACTGGGGGCTATTTACATTTACAATAAGGAAGATGATTCTTTGCACTTAAGCTCATCAACCGGTCTGAAAGTAAATGAGCAACAAAAAATTATTAAAGTAGGACATGGTTTAATCGGCCAGGTAGCCAGAAAACAAAAAACACAACACTTAAAAGATGTTCCGGCCAATTACTTTACTGTATTTTCTGGAACTGGTAAACTTCAACCAACCAATATTCTTCTTATTCCTTTTCTTTACAACAATGTATTTTACGGTGTCTTGGAATTAGCTGCCATTAACACTTTTTCTGAATCGGATCTTAAATTTATGGATTCGATTCGCGACAGTATTTCTGTTAAGGTTGCCTCAACTACATCTCGCAAAGAACTGGAAAACTTATTAGAAAAAACACAGCAACAAGCAAGCAAATTGCAAGTTCAGCAAGAAGAATTACGTGTTGCCAACGAAGAACTAGCTGAACATACCAATATTTTAACCGAAAACGAGAAAAAATTACAGGTTCAGCAGGAAGAATTAAAAGTTGCCAACGAGGAACTCGAGGAAAGAACAAATCAACTAGAAATCCAAAAAGACGAAATTGAACAGAAAAATACCGGTTTATCATTGGCTCATAATAAAATTGAAGCTAAAGCCAGAGAAGTAGAACAGGCCAGTCAATACAAATCGGATTTTCTTGCCAACATGTCTCACGAACTAAGAACTCCACTTAATAGTTTATTAATTCTTTCTGGCATTCTGGCTAAAAATAAGAAAGGTAACCTAACTTCCGAAGATGTTGAATCGGCAGAAATCATAAATAAAAGTGGTAAAGATTTATTACAATTAATTAATGAAATTCTGGATTTATCGAAAATTGAAGCTGGTAAAATGACTGTTGAACTACAACAAATTCATCAGGACAGTATCAAAAATGAAATTTTAATGAATTTTAAACATCAGGCCGAAAAAAAGAAACTAAAATTCTTTGTTGATATTTCTAATAATTTTCCACAGAACATTGAAACAGATCCATTAAGACTAAATCAAATTATTAAAAACCTACTTTCCAATGCTCTAAAATTTACATCGAATGGTGAAATTAGTGTTAGCATGGAAAAAGTAGAAGACAAATCTGAATTCTGGCGCGAAGATTTAAAGAATACAGATGTTTGTGCAATAAGAGTATCAGATACAGGAGTTGGAATTCCCGAAGAAAAAAAAGAAGCCATATTTGAAGCATTTCAACAAGCCGATGGAAGTACTTCCAGAAAATATGGAGGAACAGGACTTGGCTTATCAATTTCTAAGGAACTTGCTCGCATTCTTGGTGGAGAAATACACCTCGAAAGTGAAGTAAACAAAGGTTCTGTTTTTTCCTTGTTTATTCCCATAACACAAAATGGAAAACCTCTTGTTACTCAAACTCCAAAAGCTAAAGTAGCAAGTCCTACTGCAAAAATTAAAAGCACAGAAATTAAAAGCAACGAACCGGTTATTTTACCAATTTTTATCGATGACGATAGAGATATTCCTCACTCAGGATCAGCCGTTGTACTAATTCACCCAAATAAAGAAGAGGCAAATGCCTTATACCATCAAATACACGAAACTAATTTTCAGGCTTTGGTGGCATCAAACATCAAAGATGCTATTTTATTAATAGAGGCGCATCAGCCATCGGCTATAATTATTGGTTTAGAACTAATACTCGAAAATGGAGAAGAAGTACTGGAACCACTAAAATTGAATCGATATGCATCAAAGTTACCTATGCACGTAGTAAATCCTGTTGAAGGATTTACTGAAAATAACATGCAGGATTTACCCACAGTAAATGCAAATAATCTTAAAAAGATTATTGCTAAAATGAATACCCATTTACTTACCGAATCGAAAAAAATACTGATAATTGAAGACAATGAAATAACCAGAAAACTAATTAAAAATATTTTAATTCCTACCAATGCAAAAACAGAAGAAGCAGTTACTGGCGACGAAGCATTTAAATTAATTTCTACCAGAAACTACGATTGCATTGTACTGGATTTAGGATTACCTGATATTACTGGAAATAAATTATTGGAAAATCTGGCCAATGCTAAAATAAAAATCCCAAATACGATTATTTATACCGGAAAAGATTTATCAAGAGATGAACATCGCGAATTAAGTAAATACACCAATTCAATAATACTAAAAGGACTTAAATCGGACGAGCGATTAATGGATGAAGTAAGCTTATTTCTGCATCAGGTAGCAACAATCACACCTAAAAATCAAAAAATAAAAGTTCCCGAAATAGATGACTCTATTTTTAATGGCAAAAAAATATTAGTTGTAGATGATGAAATCAGAAATATATTTGCCCTAGGCAAGATCCTGGAAGAAAAAGACATGGAAGTTTTAGAAGCTGAAAACGGAAAAATTGCCATTGATGTTTTAAAAAATAATACCAATATAGATTTAATTCTTATGGATATTATGATGCCCGAAATGGATGGATACGAAGCCATGACAACAATTAGACAAACACCAGAAATTAAAGATATTCCGATTATTTGCCTTACCGCAAAAGCAATGAAAGATGATTACGATAAAGCAATAGCCTCTGGAGCCAATGATTACCTTTCTAAACCTATTGATGAAAATAAATTATTTTCAATGCTTAAAATTTGGCTTTATAACTAG
- a CDS encoding efflux RND transporter periplasmic adaptor subunit, whose product MNTKKISKVMILLVLLTAGLVSCKQESTTKTEIIQPVKVFKVNDTSNQLTEKVFTGLVKESREVKLAFQISGPLVKLNVNEGQFVKKGQVVAALNERDYLVQLEAANAQFDNAKLQAERYTALYEKKSTSKSVYDQIQAAFKLAKAQKEAAENALNDTKIYAPFSGYVQAMYTENYEKIAAGQPIVSLLDLNNLEITVGLSENDFLQSKFFESFACKFENFKDVNFNLSLIDIEKKPNGDNFFRMRLKIDRQSYQIVPGMVASVTVGLKNENKDSYKLPVTSVFSKKGKSYVWVFNSSKNCVEKREVELDSFNSKGMISISSGVSHGELIVSAGVHSLHQGQKVKMLNKKSNTNIGGQL is encoded by the coding sequence ATGAACACGAAAAAGATTTCAAAAGTGATGATCCTGCTGGTACTATTAACCGCAGGTCTTGTTTCTTGTAAGCAAGAATCGACAACAAAGACTGAAATTATTCAGCCTGTTAAGGTTTTTAAAGTGAATGATACATCAAACCAATTAACAGAAAAGGTTTTTACTGGTTTGGTGAAAGAATCAAGAGAAGTGAAATTGGCTTTTCAAATTTCTGGACCATTGGTAAAATTAAATGTTAACGAAGGTCAGTTTGTTAAGAAAGGACAAGTTGTAGCTGCATTAAATGAGCGTGATTATTTAGTACAACTCGAGGCTGCAAATGCACAGTTTGATAATGCAAAATTACAAGCAGAAAGATATACTGCATTATACGAAAAGAAGAGTACCTCGAAAAGTGTTTACGATCAAATTCAAGCAGCATTTAAATTGGCAAAAGCGCAAAAGGAAGCTGCCGAAAATGCATTGAATGACACTAAAATTTATGCGCCTTTCTCAGGTTATGTACAAGCAATGTATACCGAAAATTATGAGAAAATCGCAGCAGGACAACCAATTGTATCATTGCTTGATTTAAATAATTTAGAAATAACTGTTGGCTTAAGTGAGAATGATTTTTTACAAAGTAAATTCTTTGAATCTTTCGCTTGTAAGTTCGAGAATTTTAAGGACGTAAATTTCAATTTGAGTTTAATTGATATTGAGAAAAAACCTAATGGAGATAATTTTTTCAGAATGAGATTGAAAATAGATAGACAATCTTATCAAATTGTTCCGGGCATGGTTGCAAGTGTAACGGTTGGGCTTAAAAATGAAAATAAAGATTCATATAAATTACCTGTTACTTCGGTTTTTAGTAAAAAAGGAAAATCTTATGTGTGGGTCTTTAATTCATCGAAAAATTGTGTCGAAAAACGCGAAGTTGAGTTGGATTCTTTTAATTCGAAAGGAATGATTAGTATTTCGAGTGGTGTTTCACATGGAGAATTAATTGTTTCGGCAGGTGTTCATAGTTTACATCAAGGGCAAAAAGTAAAAATGCTTAATAAAAAATCTAATACAAATATAGGAGGTCAGTTATGA
- a CDS encoding chemotaxis protein CheB, producing MIKAIVIGTSYGGLEALKCIIPKLPENFHLPILVVLHIGDNNNDSFISYIDNISKVKVKEAEEKEKLLSGHVYFAPPNYHMLVEKDHSISFTIDTKVHYSRPSIDVLFESAAWAYGNKLIGVILTGLNQDGAMGLKTIKNHGGIAIVQNPDKAVASIMPQAAISRSDPDYIIDIEYICDKILEITKQK from the coding sequence ATGATAAAAGCAATTGTAATTGGAACATCTTATGGAGGATTAGAGGCTTTAAAATGTATTATTCCTAAGCTTCCCGAAAATTTTCATTTGCCAATACTAGTTGTATTGCACATTGGAGACAATAACAACGATTCGTTCATTTCATATATTGATAATATAAGTAAAGTAAAAGTTAAGGAGGCCGAAGAAAAAGAAAAATTACTAAGCGGACATGTATATTTTGCACCTCCAAATTATCACATGTTAGTAGAAAAAGACCATAGTATATCGTTTACTATCGATACCAAAGTTCATTACTCACGTCCATCAATCGATGTTCTTTTTGAATCGGCAGCATGGGCGTATGGCAATAAATTAATAGGCGTTATACTAACTGGATTAAATCAGGATGGTGCAATGGGATTAAAAACAATTAAAAACCATGGTGGAATTGCAATAGTACAAAATCCTGATAAAGCGGTTGCATCAATAATGCCACAAGCAGCCATCTCAAGATCAGATCCCGACTATATTATTGATATAGAATATATTTGCGATAAAATACTAGAAATCACAAAACAAAAATAA
- a CDS encoding class IV adenylate cyclase, with the protein MPLTVEIKAYCKNQDKIRNILKENKAIFKGTDHQIDTYFHSKTGRLKLREGNIENNLIYYVRENTKVSKQSKVTLYETKPKSTLKAILEKSIGTKCVVDKQREIYFIDNVKFHLDTVKNLGDFIEIEAIDIDNNIPKDKLQEQCNYYIKLLEINAKNLISHSYSDLLQQNSLFNQIFIEE; encoded by the coding sequence ATGCCATTAACAGTTGAAATAAAAGCTTACTGCAAAAATCAAGATAAAATACGTAATATTTTAAAAGAAAATAAGGCAATTTTTAAAGGAACAGATCATCAAATAGATACTTATTTTCATTCCAAAACAGGAAGGTTAAAACTTCGCGAAGGAAATATCGAGAATAATCTGATTTATTATGTGCGAGAGAATACAAAAGTGTCAAAACAAAGTAAAGTTACTTTATACGAAACCAAACCGAAATCTACTTTAAAAGCAATTCTGGAAAAATCAATAGGAACTAAATGTGTTGTCGATAAACAAAGGGAAATATATTTTATCGACAATGTAAAATTTCATTTAGATACTGTTAAAAATTTAGGTGATTTTATCGAAATTGAAGCTATTGACATTGATAATAATATTCCAAAAGATAAACTACAAGAACAATGTAATTATTACATTAAATTATTGGAGATAAACGCAAAAAATTTAATTTCCCACTCCTATAGCGACCTATTGCAACAAAATAGTCTTTTTAATCAAATATTTATAGAAGAGTAA
- a CDS encoding PepSY-associated TM helix domain-containing protein codes for MEQNMKLLSKNKLRKWFRLIHRDLGYFFVGITIIYAVSGIILNHKTHDSDPAYKTEYLKFKVKNSLSPDELTAYWSSNLKDYKLNRIIPNTEYYDIYLKGGLGKYDPVNGNLQFEIYKKKKWVYFINKLHYNSKLGWTFMADLFAVVLIFFAISGIFMVPGKKGISGRGKWLIAIGIIIPFLFFL; via the coding sequence ATGGAACAGAATATGAAGTTGTTGAGTAAGAATAAGCTTAGAAAATGGTTTAGGTTAATACATAGAGATTTAGGTTATTTTTTTGTGGGAATAACAATTATATATGCCGTATCAGGAATTATTTTGAATCATAAAACACACGACTCGGATCCTGCATATAAAACAGAGTATTTGAAATTTAAGGTTAAAAACTCATTAAGTCCTGATGAATTAACAGCTTATTGGAGCTCAAATTTAAAAGATTATAAATTGAATAGAATTATTCCCAATACGGAATATTATGATATTTATTTAAAAGGGGGCCTTGGAAAGTATGATCCTGTAAATGGGAATTTGCAATTTGAGATTTATAAAAAAAAGAAGTGGGTTTATTTTATAAATAAACTACACTATAATAGTAAACTAGGATGGACTTTTATGGCCGACCTGTTTGCTGTAGTATTAATATTTTTTGCCATATCGGGTATTTTTATGGTTCCAGGAAAAAAAGGGATAAGTGGTAGAGGAAAATGGTTAATTGCCATTGGAATTATAATTCCATTTTTATTTTTTTTATAG
- a CDS encoding protein-glutamate O-methyltransferase CheR, translated as MEENKSANSEIIDIEINLLLEAIYQQYSYDFRNYSKAHIKRRLMHRMAIGSFSSISQMQEKLLREKNFFIDLLEDLSINVTEMFRDPDFYKSFRENVIPTLKTHPFIKVWHAGCSTGEEVYSLAILLHEEGLLDRCQIYATDFNRKVLEVAKSGIYNTQDLDKFEQNYIKSGGKKNLSDYYTLKYGSIKLDQNLSKRVVFADHNLVTDHVFAEVNLILCRNVLIYFNKDLQNKVINLFYDSLLHSGYLCLGTKESLKFTQYDKLFSDTDSKQKIFKKLISR; from the coding sequence ATGGAAGAAAATAAATCAGCTAATTCCGAAATTATTGATATAGAAATTAATTTATTGTTAGAGGCAATTTATCAACAATATAGCTACGACTTTAGAAATTATTCTAAAGCACACATCAAAAGAAGATTGATGCATAGAATGGCTATTGGAAGTTTTTCTTCTATTTCGCAAATGCAAGAAAAATTGTTACGAGAGAAAAATTTCTTTATCGATTTGTTGGAAGATTTATCGATTAATGTAACCGAAATGTTTCGCGATCCAGATTTTTATAAATCATTTCGCGAAAATGTAATTCCTACTTTAAAAACGCATCCCTTTATTAAAGTTTGGCATGCCGGATGCTCAACAGGAGAAGAAGTTTATTCTCTTGCTATTCTTTTGCATGAAGAAGGACTTTTAGACCGATGCCAAATTTATGCTACCGATTTTAATCGTAAGGTTTTAGAAGTAGCAAAATCGGGAATTTATAACACTCAGGATTTAGATAAATTTGAACAAAATTACATTAAATCGGGAGGTAAAAAAAACCTGTCTGATTACTATACTTTAAAATATGGTTCAATTAAATTAGATCAAAATTTATCAAAAAGAGTAGTTTTTGCCGATCATAATCTAGTAACCGATCATGTATTTGCCGAAGTAAACCTTATTCTCTGCCGAAATGTTCTTATTTATTTTAACAAAGATCTTCAAAATAAAGTAATTAATTTATTTTATGACAGCTTGTTACATAGTGGTTATCTTTGTTTAGGAACAAAAGAATCTCTTAAATTTACGCAGTACGATAAATTATTTAGCGACACCGATTCCAAACAAAAAATATTTAAAAAGCTTATCTCTCGATGA
- a CDS encoding TetR/AcrR family transcriptional regulator, producing MAKSDKAEIHEKVTKVAMDMMMKYGLRGLNMVELARECGLAKATLYKIIGTKEDLVKEIAFEIFDVNIIKILEPYKTINDPVLATQEFLDNYFDYAIASQKILIQQIYKEYPLIEKDVENKYKDEIVIVYRKYEEWQKAGLIRQDINVEYCLDALQDLNEVYVTGVYSEKEAIDRLRSSYRCLLLGMGIPLK from the coding sequence ATGGCAAAATCAGACAAAGCAGAAATACACGAGAAGGTTACAAAAGTGGCCATGGATATGATGATGAAGTATGGTTTGCGTGGATTGAACATGGTTGAATTAGCTCGTGAGTGTGGTTTAGCCAAAGCAACTCTCTATAAAATAATTGGAACCAAAGAGGATTTAGTAAAAGAAATAGCATTTGAGATATTCGATGTGAACATTATCAAAATTCTGGAGCCATATAAAACAATTAATGATCCAGTTTTGGCAACTCAGGAATTTTTGGACAATTACTTTGATTATGCCATTGCATCGCAAAAGATTTTGATTCAACAGATTTATAAAGAATATCCTTTAATTGAGAAGGATGTTGAAAATAAATACAAAGATGAAATTGTGATTGTTTATAGAAAATATGAGGAGTGGCAGAAAGCCGGATTAATTAGGCAGGATATTAATGTTGAATATTGTTTGGATGCCTTACAAGATTTAAATGAAGTTTACGTTACAGGAGTATATTCTGAGAAGGAGGCAATTGATAGATTAAGAAGCTCTTATAGATGTTTACTTTTGGGAATGGGAATTCCTTTAAAATAA
- a CDS encoding response regulator, protein MIKEKILIVDDKIENLVSLERLLSDFNVEFVRAESGEEALKHTLHEDFAMAILDVQMPGMDGYETLDFMRQRKKTKLLPVIFVSAIHQSDLHIIKGIESGAVDFIPKPIIPEILKGKVKVFLDLYRQRKELNTLLKYLETKNEELIIEKTKAEDATRAKSLFLANMSHEIRSPMNGILGLSQLLRQADLEQEHKDMLKVICTSGENLLQIINDILDYSKIEAGQIEIEEIEFDLKKLVDTIYHLLNFKTREKNIEFTVDIEDSIPINLIGDSFRLNQILMNLVNNAIKFTHKGSVKLSIKCLGKTDEYVSLFFSIKDTGIGISREAQTKLFKEFTQTDSSTTRKYGGTGLGLAISKNLTNLMGGKISLESTPNIGSEFMFELKFAYKEKETEMLNNEKVEIPKQLSILVAEDNPINQKVAILTLRHMGLQCDVAKNGLEAFEMHKENHYQVILMDMQMPVLDGINATEKIRHFEAENPDLAKTFIIALTANAFVEDKQNCIDAGMNDFISKPFKEEALRKILSQVSKSIA, encoded by the coding sequence ATGATTAAGGAAAAAATATTAATTGTTGACGACAAAATAGAAAACCTAGTAAGCCTTGAGCGATTACTTAGCGATTTTAATGTTGAATTTGTGCGTGCCGAATCGGGAGAAGAAGCTTTAAAACATACTCTTCACGAAGATTTCGCGATGGCAATACTAGATGTTCAAATGCCGGGCATGGATGGCTATGAAACGCTAGATTTTATGCGTCAACGAAAAAAAACAAAACTATTACCTGTAATATTTGTTTCGGCAATTCATCAAAGCGATCTACATATTATTAAGGGTATAGAAAGTGGTGCGGTCGATTTTATTCCAAAACCAATAATTCCTGAAATTTTAAAAGGGAAAGTAAAAGTTTTTCTCGATTTATACCGACAAAGAAAAGAATTGAATACTCTTCTAAAATATCTGGAAACAAAAAATGAAGAACTAATTATAGAAAAAACAAAAGCAGAGGATGCCACAAGAGCTAAGTCTTTATTTTTAGCTAATATGTCGCATGAAATTCGCTCTCCTATGAACGGAATTCTTGGCTTATCGCAACTTCTCAGACAAGCAGACTTAGAACAAGAGCATAAAGATATGCTTAAAGTAATTTGTACTTCGGGAGAAAATTTACTGCAGATAATAAATGATATTCTCGACTATTCGAAAATTGAAGCCGGACAAATAGAAATAGAAGAAATAGAATTCGATCTTAAAAAACTGGTCGACACAATTTATCACCTATTAAACTTTAAAACCCGGGAAAAAAACATTGAATTTACCGTTGATATTGAAGACAGCATACCAATCAATTTAATTGGAGACTCGTTTAGACTAAATCAAATATTAATGAACCTTGTTAATAATGCAATTAAATTTACGCATAAAGGTTCTGTTAAATTATCAATAAAATGTCTCGGAAAAACCGACGAATATGTATCTTTATTTTTTTCGATAAAAGATACAGGAATTGGAATCTCGAGAGAAGCACAAACAAAACTATTTAAAGAATTTACTCAAACCGATAGCTCAACAACTCGAAAATATGGAGGCACAGGACTTGGATTAGCTATTTCTAAAAATTTAACCAACCTTATGGGAGGAAAAATTAGCTTGGAAAGTACTCCCAATATAGGATCGGAATTTATGTTTGAACTAAAATTTGCTTACAAAGAAAAGGAGACTGAAATGTTAAATAACGAAAAGGTAGAAATTCCAAAACAACTATCAATTCTAGTAGCGGAAGATAACCCTATTAACCAAAAAGTTGCCATTCTTACTCTACGTCACATGGGATTACAATGCGATGTTGCAAAAAATGGACTAGAAGCATTCGAAATGCATAAAGAAAATCATTATCAGGTAATACTTATGGATATGCAAATGCCCGTTTTAGACGGCATTAATGCAACCGAAAAAATCAGACATTTTGAGGCTGAAAATCCAGACTTAGCAAAAACTTTTATAATTGCTCTTACAGCAAATGCTTTTGTAGAAGATAAACAAAATTGTATTGATGCAGGAATGAATGATTTTATAAGCAAGCCATTTAAAGAAGAGGCTTTAAGAAAAATACTAAGCCAAGTTTCTAAAAGCATTGCTTAA